The DNA segment ATTTAAACTTCATCAgcggttttttttttgagcaatgaaatttcatttaagTAGCATCAAGTAGAATGGCAGCATTTACTAAGTCTCTGCTGTTTTGCTGTAATGTGAAGCCTTTTAAAAAACTAGCTACCATTAGGAAGCAAGATGCTACTTTTCTGACTCTGCGCAGAAGTATTACTGCTTTTTGTTTGATTTAGCTTTCAGTGCTAACTTGATACAAGATGAAGTAAGTGCCAACATCAGCAGAGTGCACTTAGCTTTATGTTGTCATCTGGGTCCTTGGTCTGCCTAGTGGCAATGTTAAAGTTGCCCTTGATAGGAATAGCAAAAGTGTGTGCATAAGTGCcagttttaatgaatttttagATGGTGACAAAAATCAGGggatttatttactttttctttctagaGTCCTCATGGAGATGCAGTAGGATTCCTAGATCTTCATCGGTAATGCTTGGCTCCCTTGGAACGGATCTGGTGAGAGAGCGAGCACAGTTAGAAAGGAGAACAGATCTGTCTGTTAATAACCTGGTGGATCCCAGCTACAGAAACAGTGACTTTTCACCTTCAGCATGTATGTTCTGTGTAACTGAAAGCTTGTAAACCTACAGTTTGTATGGCTTTTAGTTTCTTAACATGCTTATAGGctcacagaattatttggtttggaagggaccttttgttccatcccctgccatgggcagggacaccttccactatcccaggttgttccaagccccatccaacatgGCCTTGATACTTCAAGGGATGAAGCATCCAAAACTTCTCTGTGCAtgttcttttaatattttattcaaaacacaaaatatgttttaaagtatccttttaaatgaaattgGTTGGCCACTTTCCATGTGTTGACCATACCATCAGAGGATATATAAATGGTCTAGCTTGTAGATGCATTCAGTCATGTGAAAGTGGTGTTGGTGGTTGCCACTGTAACTCTCTGATTAGTCAGTAAAGctcttttcttgtttgtcttaCAATCTCTTTGTATTTATGTATGGGAAGAGAAATAATGTTGACTTGATCcaggaaagttttttttcttaaaggtgCATATTATCTCTTTTTTATTTGGGTTCTCAAATGGTTATTAGGGAAAACTGCTAGACCACTGaaagtaaaaaagaataaacacaCACTTTACATTAATTGAGAGGTTAGTCTCTTGTCAGCTGCTGGGACTGGTCAGAACTTACGCACTGTAGTTTTCACTTCCTGTTCAGAGTGCTGTGACCTTCTAGAGCTGTCTCAAGGGAAGCTCACCTTGATCTGCAGCCTTTCGCAGTCTTGCTAGTCTTGATCTGCAGCCTTTTGCAGATGCATTAGTGATATTTTGTAATGcaggagttaaaaaaaatgtttctaagtATATAAGATAAgcagaaaagataaaaactgCTTATTTCAGAATTGGTCCTGTAGCCTTGCCTCGACAACAGAGTGTATTTCAACGTCATCATACTGTAAGCGCTTTTTAGTAAGGGGGCAGTTCAACTACTCTACCTGGTAGAGCTGAATGGGAGAAGTGGATTGGTGAGCAACCTTGCCTTGTAATGTCTATGCTGCATTTCTAGCTGTACTACTGCTATTAAGTGCTATAAAAATAACTCCCAGCTGTGTTCCCTGATCTGTAATCAAAAGCATATGGTAGATGGTTGGTTCACTAGATGGAATCTTCAGCAGTGAATGGTGATTGCAGTGCAGAACCCATTAGAAAAAAAGTCACCAAAACTACAAAACGAAAGTATTAAAATTGAGAATGCATAGAGAGCTTCTGTTTCCTATGTTCATCTATCCATGCTTGttcctccttcccccttttcccacaCACAGCCCCCCAGTGCAGCCATTTGAGGAAGGAGACTAACCACCTCAGCTGCTTCATGTGAACTACAGTTCATCTACAGTGGAGTTGTTCTCAGTGTGTTGACATACTCAGCATTTACAGAAGATACGCTTGTAAAAAtgatagaatagtttgggttggaagggacctttaaagtcCTGTAGTCCAGTCCCCCTTGCAGTGAAGAGGGACGTCTTTAGCTAGGACAGGTTGCCTAGAGCCCTGTTgaacctgaccttgaatgtttcctgATGTGTTTGAGCACATCTTGTCATCGTATTTTCCTATGCTTTTCTGCAACAGATCTTCAAGACAGGCCTGCCTCTTCATATGCAGAGGGAGCAAGACCAAAAGAGAACTCATTAAGCACTTTGAGGCTGAATGTACCCATGAGCCGCCAGTTGCCTTCTGATCATCAGCCATCTTTTTTCAACAGAGACTCTAACATGAGCACTTCAAGATCCAGCTATTCTTCGAGACAAAGGAGAAATGAATTGCAGTCTCCCCAGAGGAGTGTGCAGCCAGAATTTTCTCTTACTGCCATTAGAGATGAAATCCCTTCCTCAAGTGGTTCTGAAAGGGTTTTATCTTCTCAGAGGTCACTGAATGAGTCAGCAGCTGACAGTGAAGGGAGGCGCACAACCAGACAGCTGCTATCTCGTTTAGCATCTAGTATGTCATCTACGTTTTTCTCTCGAAGGTCTGGCCAAGATGCATTGCGTACAAGATCATTAGGCTCTGAAGAGTCAGCAGTGGTCCCAAGAGTTcaagctgctgctctgtcaaATAGTAATGGAGCTGCAACTCCTGAATCTCCAGGACTTCAGTCATCCGAAGCTTCTCAGGGGTTTAGTTTTCTTGGACGAAGATGGGGTTTATCAGGCATTTCACAGAATCGCAACTCTGATTCTGATGGGGAAAGTTACAGACCAGACACTGAAAACAGGAGCACAGGATCCTGGTTGTCGTCCTCTTTGAGGAACAGATGTACACCTCTCTTCTccagaagaagaagagaaggaagagaagaatcCACAAGGATCTCTATCTCTGATACAACTGCTAGATCACAGCATGTCTTTAGAAGGAGAGAGTCAGGTGAGGAGACCTCTCTTGAAGCATTGGATAGCCCTCGTCGGGCTTCTGTTAGTAGACCAACACGTGCAGTATCTGTTATTTCTACAGCTACTGCCTCCCCACCAGATTCAGCCCCCAGTGGAAGAAGTTCAGGAATTCCGCCTGGTTCTCTCTTTCGCTTTGCAGTACCTCCAGCATTAGGAAGCAGTCTGTCTGACAATCTTATGATAACTGTAGATATTATTCCTTCTGGCTGGAATCAGTCTGATGGACGAGAAAGTGGCGAGTCTAAAATACCACCTTCAAGAGATCCAGAAAGACTCCAGAAAATTAAGGAAAGGTAAGTTAGTATGTTATTTTGCAATAGTAAAATGTACCTGTTTTGACCTGAGAGGGCTTTCTGCAATCTTGATTTTGAAAGAATACTTTCCTTTAGAGGAGGTGGCAACTCTAAAGGAGTTGCCTGTCACCCATATTCTCACTTTTGTCTTTAAAGAAACTCGTTTTAATTCTCGTAGGTTTGAGAACAGTTTGTTAAGTGgaattttcattataaaaagtCCTACATGAAATGTCACAGCATTTGTTgatattctattctattcagCCTGCTTTTAGAAGATTCTGAAGATGAAGAGGGTGACTTATGCAGAATCTGTCAGATGTCCTCTGCAAGTTCTGACAACCTTTTAATAGAGCCATGCAAATGCACTGGAAGTCTGCAGTATGTTCACCAGGAGTGCATGAAAAAATGGCTGCAGTCGAAGATAAATTCAGGTAAAGCAAACTCTAGATCAGGGTAGGCTTCCAGTTATACAGGGAAGTTTATCAGAAGGATTGTGCTTGCTGAGGTATTTAGTCTaaaaacaagcagcagggaCGGGACAAACAGTAGTATGGCACTTTGAGGCTTTTTGTGTCTGTGTAGCTTCTCATGTGAGTCGTTCCAAGAACTGCATTTCTTGTTTAGGGAACTACATTTTTTGGGGTTCTTAGTATACTAAGATGTTAGACAAAAGATAATGTTGCAGAAGTGTAGCTTTAGAATTACTCTGCCACCACTCAGTGGTACCGCTTTGGGTGGCATTTGTTCCCCACCCGTCCCTATCAAAATggttgtgcttttttttaaaacttctgtaGCCAAGCTAACTGTTAGCAATGATAGGAATTGGAAAATCCATAAATGAGTTTGAATTATAACTAGAATTGAatatgttaattattttttaaaggtacTAACTCCTGTTTAAGGCACTTTAAAATTGTTTGTTCAAAAATTACTTCGAAGTGCATATATAATTCTTTAAGAAACACTTCAGATAGTGCATGgtgtagaaatatttttgtaatggATAGATCAGTTTGTAACTGTTATGTTCAGTATTCTCAAGACTTAAAAGTAGGTGGCTTGATAGAAGACATGAAATAGTTTATACCAAAGGAAGGTGCTGGTATCTGACTTTTTTACTCTGCGCCAGAGGATACACATCAGAGTAGGGATGTTTTAGAAGCCTTTTAGCctgcagaagaaattaattctaGTTACTTAACTATATATAAAGACATCAGTCCACTATCAACTTGATCAACTTACTTTATTCATCCTGTTGCTTATGGAGgagtttgttttaaaactaGTCCTTGAGACAAAATGTTACTTAACAATAACTTTATTCTGGTATATTTATTCTTACTTTTGTGTGTATTTGAGTTACACAGTAAAATTCAGAAAGCCCAAGAAGTGGTTTTATGCCAGACTTTCAGGAAGAGTCATATTATGTCCAGAGTGAAGGTGAGGCAAAATAGGTGCAGTTCTACAGAGTTTAAATTCTGATGGTAGCAGATGTTACTACATTCCTATTAGAGGCTTTCTTCTCTTCTAATATTGCTCTGcaaaataaagccaaaaaatTACGTAAAATTTTTAATGTGTATATGAGTGTGTAGTATGTTACAGATTGTTGAAACTAGAAAACACTGAGTTTTCCCCTTGCCCACTTCCCCACCAGGTTCTTCTTTGGAAGCAGTGACAACTTGTGAATTGTGCAAGGAGAAGTTGCATCTTAATCTGGAAGACTTTGACATTCATGAACTGTATAGGGCACATGCAAATGAACAAGTTAGTATATTTTACCTAATTTGGTAAGTGTTGCTTTAGTGCTGGGAGGGCAGTCTTTAGAGAAGTCAAATGCATCTCCATTTCAGAAGGACTGTTATACATATAAAGTAATGTTAATGTGgaacagatttttctcctcAATATTCCAACTACCACTACTTCCTGCTATACTTCCTAGAGCTGAGCTTTGAGTAAGTGTAATATATCTCTTTCTTACTCGCGTATCTGTCAGCTAGCTTTGTAATCCAGTGTCTCTGCCACATAGGTGCAGTGTAAATTCTAGCATGATTAGATTGAATTTCATATTAAGTCAGGAGTTGTCATCACTTTTAGCTGTTTTTGAACACAGTTTAGTGGTTGTTTTAAATGTCCAGTTACAAACTTCTTATAGAGTGGTAGAAACTGACCTCTGTTCTAGCAGTTTCAAACTGCTCCTTCAGATAATTTCCTTGCTTAAAAATAATCGAAAGCCCATAAGTATTACTCTTGTTATTTAAAATGGATAATCTTAGAACTACTGGATTgtgtattatttaaaaatgagtaaataataCAAAGCTGgtgttttaaattaactttattCAGAGGGTTTTTCCCTATTCTCTGGGAATGTATTCTGATGATATACAAAGACTAATGAAACTACCCTGTCTCAGATGTGTAAAGAAAATACCAAGCGACATCAATTTTGGGGCAAAACATCAGCCtctaattttttaattacttaaagTAAGTTCTTACCCTAGTACTCTAATTCCTATCAATTCAGGCAGTCTCTGAAAAGTCTTTCTCAAGAGTGCCATCATATTGTTTTAGTGCTACTGCTTATTGGTTGCTATCACTGCACTGTGAGAGAAATAAgaactttgaatttttttcctaaagaattGATTAAATTATCTGTTCAGCAGtagcatttttaaagtttttctcttctcttaGGAGGTAAAGGAATTATAACATCATAACATTCTTAAAATACATTcctttattttggctttttgtaAAGCCTTGGGAGCACAGAGAAGAAACCAGcaagatttgttttatttccccagGTGATATAATATTCTGAGTTGCACATTCTATCCTCTGAACTAATCATGCTGACTGAGATTCAATTTGTAGAACTCTATTTGCCTTCAAAGATGACGTGTTAGATCTGGGGTGGATGGGAAGGACCAGAAGTATAAATAGTTTTTCAGCAACTTAAATTTTTTAGTATTATATTTTCCTAATTCATTTGGAGCAACTAGAGCTAAATCTGTAAATATTCCATTAAAATCTGATTGTTGTTCTACTTGAATCATATATGCTGATGTATTACTGACATTCTGAGTCtttcttttgatttcttttaagGCAGACTATGAATTTATCAGCTCTGGTCTCTACCTTGTAGTGTTGTTGCACTTATGTGAGCAGCGCTTTTCTGATATGTTAGGAACTGCAAATGAGGCCAGCACACGTGTCAGAGTAAGTATGCAGTGATTTTCTGGCAGGAATAGCTCATACAGAGAACTTGGAAGCAGATTGTTACCTTGAGTGACCTAGGAGCTAGATACCCAAGAAACACACTTTTTAAACAATTGTAGGTGTAAAATGGGCTGTGCTTGCTAGTGCACTGTGTTTGATTGGAAACTGAAGGTACTGCATAATTGCGGGTACTCTGCTACAGAATGCTTTTTGTCAAGGTTGTTGGTAATTCATTAGTTAGCATGCATGTTGTCATGATTactgtgaatttatgcaaaaCTGGAAGGTTGACCTCTCTCCATGCCAAACATGCAGTCAAGAATGCTGGACTACCTGAttagtttaatttttctcattatgCAAGTCTGTATTGCAGTGGTCTAGAACTTGCAATGCTTGTCTGCCAGAGTACACCTAAACCTGTACTTGAATAGTAACATTCTGCAACAGCCTATAGCTGTAGCATGATTTCTGTGGCATTAGTGGCATTAGTCCAAACTCTTTATTTGTTGCATTTGTCTGCATTCTCGTCATTTGAAAGGCCTGGCTTAGGAAGTCTTAACCAGTAAGAGATCAGCATACAGAGTTCTTTCTCCACAGTGATTCACTCATAAATATAGTATTCTATGTGTTTATTTGATACTAGATAATTAATCAATGTTCTTAGTCAACTGAGCTGCTGAAAAGCtggttattttggggttttttgactACATACAAAGAAGTGACAGTATTATATGTTATGAGGTGCTTATCCAGTGCATGTGGGAATGGTTGACTGCTAGCAGGTACTGGATCTTTGGAAGAGGCAGGACTGTTCTCTAATCTCTTAATGTATTAGAACAGTGCTTCTCTCTTTTGTACGCATGTAATGTAGGGCTTGTATTCCACAGTCCAGTCTCTCTGCTACAGGTGTAGAGATATAAAAGACACGTGATCTAATCATAGCCAGCATGCAGCTCAGGTTATTAGCTTGAGTGTATTGCAGAAGATACTTTTACTGGTTTCCCATCAGAGGAGGCATGGCATACTTTTGTGTGTGACTGTATTTTAAACCAGTGAGAGCACCAATGCTAGTGTTTGATATCAAGCATATAAGTAAGCTATGGAAACTCATCTGCTGTGTCTCAGTATCTGGACTTAAAACTGAAGCAGTGATGCAGATTTGGTAGtgacaaaagaaaaccacttgGCTGAGACTTTATTCCTAGGAATTTTGGCTTTGGGTTTTTATACCCCGTGCTTCTAACATCAAAACAATCACCATTGCCTAATAGTAATCCTGGTCTTAAGATTTTAATTGTAAACAAAAACTTTAAGTGTGTCTATGTATTTTTCATGAACCACATCCAGTCAGAGGGTTCCGTTTTGTCGTACTAGTTGTGAATGGAATGAAATGGATTTAACTAATGCAAGTCCTTACCATGATTATGTTTTTCTGCATTAGAGTTTTTAGGAATGGTTTTCATTAAACTGACACTTGCTTCTATTTGCTGCTTTCAAAATTGATGTGTTTTACAGACTGTAGAACATGAAGATGATGTCACAAGCTGCTACCACAGATATTTTACAGCTGAAGTAACAGTACAATAGCATAAAAGTCTAGTGTGTGTGGATTTATATTaaattttgcattgttttttgttAGTTGGGCAAATGGGTTAGGATAAACAAGACCTGTCATGAAGCTTTGGATTgtaaaaagtgaagaaaactaTGCTAACTTGTTGCAAATTTCTGCAGATAACTTTGCAACTTTTAAACTACTTTCTCTCTGCCTTGTTTCTAGTTTATTAACCTTGCAAGAACTCTTCAGGCACATATGGAAGATATTGAAAGTAGGTGCTTcccctctttccctcctctcccattAGATCAACTCAATGCTAATGAGTACAACCCTCCTTGCCAAGATTCATAATACTGAACATCATTACTGAAAACCTTACTCAGCAGTGCTTTTTCCATCATCAGTAGAATTATTCTGAGGGGGAACTGATTTTAATTCTCCATTATTAATTTCCCAACAGCACAGAGTTgtttacaccacagaaatgttATCTGCAATCAATAACAACATTCCTTACTAGTTACAGTTTGATTATTGTAGTTCTGGTAATTTGTAATTACAGGATAAATGGTGACCTTCAGGCTGTTGCCTTTTACAAGTCTTAGCAGGAAAGAAACATTTAGAATTGAATTTTACTGGATTTAAATTAGACACTTGTAttgccatttttctttcctttctctttcttgccctcttctcccctctgtttttttcttcccattcaTATGCACATTTTGGTTGTGTGGGTTCTTTGATCAGAGCTATCAGACCTTGTGAATGAAGTCTAAAGGTTGCCAATTTTGGCAAAGGGTTAGCCTACTTTTCAcctaatgttttttttttagtgtgtttAAATTCAAAACTATATGCTGATGCGCCTAAATTTCTGGTAAATATACCATGGATCTATTTCTGGGCATGTTGAATAGGCAGTAGAAGGGTACTTGATCtactcttttttgtttttctcctaaCGTGCATGTGGGTGTCTGTCAACTGTATATGGGTTTTCAGTACACAAGATGCATTTGGAATACTGTAAAGAATGGGAGTGTGTTTGTGTCAAAGAGGGAGTTCTGGTTCAAGATTATTATTTCTGAATTCAGAGCGGACAGAGGTGGACTTGAGTTCTGAATTGATTCCTAAGTTATATGTATCCTTACTAGAGGAAAAATTGATGAGTGTCATTTTACTCTTTAATTAAATCTTTATTTGGTTCAGCCTTTAACTTGCAAGTGAGGAATACTGAGTTCTAGATTTCTTATTGATGCACTTCAGTTGCATTTCTCTTCTAAGAACTGAAGAAGCAAGGAGTcagacttttcttctttttgtgttCAGGGATGGAAAAAGTTACT comes from the Cinclus cinclus chromosome 9, bCinCin1.1, whole genome shotgun sequence genome and includes:
- the MARCHF7 gene encoding E3 ubiquitin-protein ligase MARCHF7 isoform X7 translates to MSLYRIQRMESKPSRIPRRVSVQASSSPLGSRTGNSLSGAYSTRESSWRFESGYQSASSSSHFTSGCYGESERTQGAYSRLHSQQQDSDSKRPKLSCTSTSSVRSNGLTAFSESSWRCSRIPRSSSVMLGSLGTDLVRERAQLERRTDLSVNNLVDPSYRNSDFSPSAYLQDRPASSYAEGARPKENSLSTLRLNVPMSRQLPSDHQPSFFNRDSNMSTSRSSYSSRQRRNELQSPQRSVQPEFSLTAIRDEIPSSSGSERVLSSQRSLNESAADSEGRRTTRQLLSRLASSMSSTFFSRRSGQDALRTRSLGSEESAVVPRVQAAALSNSNGAATPESPGLQSSEASQGFSFLGRRWGLSGISQNRNSDSDGESYRPDTENRSTGSWLSSSLRNRCTPLFSRRRREGREESTRISISDTTARSQHVFRRRESGEETSLEALDSPRRASVSRPTRAVSVISTATASPPDSAPSGRSSGIPPGSLFRFAVPPALGSSLSDNLMITVDIIPSGWNQSDGRESGESKIPPSRDPERLQKIKESLLLEDSEDEEGDLCRICQMSSASSDNLLIEPCKCTGSLQYVHQECMKKWLQSKINSGSSLEAVTTCELCKEKLHLNLEDFDIHELYRAHANEQADYEFISSGLYLVVLLHLCEQRFSDMLGTANEASTRVRFINLARTLQAHMEDIETSEDDSED
- the MARCHF7 gene encoding E3 ubiquitin-protein ligase MARCHF7 isoform X8 → MSLYRIQRMESKPSRIPRRVSVQASSSPLGSRTGNSLSGAYSTRESSWRFESGYQSASSSSHFTSGCYGESERTQGAYSRLHSQQQDSDSKRPKLSCTSTSSVRSNGLTAFSDLQDRPASSYAEGARPKENSLSTLRLNVPMSRQLPSDHQPSFFNRDSNMSTSRSSYSSRQRRNELQSPQRSVQPEFSLTAIRDEIPSSSGSERVLSSQRSLNESAADSEGRRTTRQLLSRLASSMSSTFFSRRSGQDALRTRSLGSEESAVVPRVQAAALSNSNGAATPESPGLQSSEASQGFSFLGRRWGLSGISQNRNSDSDGESYRPDTENRSTGSWLSSSLRNRCTPLFSRRRREGREESTRISISDTTARSQHVFRRRESGEETSLEALDSPRRASVSRPTRAVSVISTATASPPDSAPSGRSSGIPPGSLFRFAVPPALGSSLSDNLMITVDIIPSGWNQSDGRESGESKIPPSRDPERLQKIKESLLLEDSEDEEGDLCRICQMSSASSDNLLIEPCKCTGSLQYVHQECMKKWLQSKINSGSSLEAVTTCELCKEKLHLNLEDFDIHELYRAHANEQADYEFISSGLYLVVLLHLCEQRFSDMLGTANEASTRVRFINLARTLQAHMEDIETSEDDSED
- the MARCHF7 gene encoding E3 ubiquitin-protein ligase MARCHF7 isoform X2, with product MSLYRIQRMESKPSRIPRRVSVQASSSPLGSRTGNSLSGAYSTRESSWRFESGYQESSVLNSSSRDWRIGERDTRETPWKLTASSPTRYSGTLDHPHSGRFLGSRSRLSASSSSHFTSGCYGESERTQGAYSRLHSQQQDSDSKRPKLSCTSTSSVRSNGLTAFSESSWRCSRIPRSSSVMLGSLGTDLVRERAQLERRTDLSVNNLVDPSYRNSDFSPSAYLQDRPASSYAEGARPKENSLSTLRLNVPMSRQLPSDHQPSFFNRDSNMSTSRSSYSSRQRRNELQSPQRSVQPEFSLTAIRDEIPSSSGSERVLSSQRSLNESAADSEGRRTTRQLLSRLASSMSSTFFSRRSGQDALRTRSLGSEESAVVPRVQAAALSNSNGAATPESPGLQSSEASQGFSFLGRRWGLSGISQNRNSDSDGESYRPDTENRSTGSWLSSSLRNRCTPLFSRRRREGREESTRISISDTTARSQHVFRRRESATASPPDSAPSGRSSGIPPGSLFRFAVPPALGSSLSDNLMITVDIIPSGWNQSDGRESGESKIPPSRDPERLQKIKESLLLEDSEDEEGDLCRICQMSSASSDNLLIEPCKCTGSLQYVHQECMKKWLQSKINSGSSLEAVTTCELCKEKLHLNLEDFDIHELYRAHANEQADYEFISSGLYLVVLLHLCEQRFSDMLGTANEASTRVRFINLARTLQAHMEDIETSEDDSED
- the MARCHF7 gene encoding E3 ubiquitin-protein ligase MARCHF7 isoform X4 — its product is MSLYRIQRMESKPSRIPRRVSVQASSSPLGSRTGNSLSGAYSTRESSWRFESGYQESSVLNSSSRDWRIGERDTRETPWKLTASSPTRYSGTLDHPHSGRFLGSRSRLSASSSSHFTSGCYGESERTQGAYSRLHSQQQDSDSKRPKLSCTSTSSVRSNGLTAFSESSWRCSRIPRSSSVMLGSLGTDLVRERAQLERRTDLSVNNLVDPSYRNSDFSPSAYLQDRPASSYAEGARPKENSLSTLRLNVPMSRQLPSDHQPSFFNRDSNMSTSRSSYSSRQRRNELQSPQRSVQPEFSLTAIRDEIPSSSGSERVLSSQRSLNESAADSEGRRTTRQLLSRLASSMSSTFFSRRSGQDALRTRSLGSEESAVVPRVQAAALSNSNGAATPESPGLQSSEASQGFSFLGRRWGLSGISQNRNSDSDGESYRPDTENRSTGSWLSSSLRNRCTPLFSRRRREGREESTRISISDTTARSQHVFRRRESGEETSLEALDSPRRASVSRPTRAVSVISTATASPPDSAPSGRSSGIPPGSLFRFAVPPALGSSLSDNLMITVDIIPSGWNQSDGRESGESKIPPSRDPERLQKIKESLLLEDSEDEEGDLCRICQMSSASSDNLLIEPCKCTGSLQYVHQECMKKWLQSKINSGSSLEAVTTCELCKEKLHLNLEDFDIHELYRAHANEQVSIFYLICF
- the MARCHF7 gene encoding E3 ubiquitin-protein ligase MARCHF7 isoform X1 yields the protein MSLYRIQRMESKPSRIPRRVSVQASSSPLGSRTGNSLSGAYSTRESSWRFESGYQESSVLNSSSRDWRIGERDTRETPWKLTASSPTRYSGTLDHPHSGRFLGSRSRLSASSSSHFTSGCYGESERTQGAYSRLHSQQQDSDSKRPKLSCTSTSSVRSNGLTAFSESSWRCSRIPRSSSVMLGSLGTDLVRERAQLERRTDLSVNNLVDPSYRNSDFSPSAYLQDRPASSYAEGARPKENSLSTLRLNVPMSRQLPSDHQPSFFNRDSNMSTSRSSYSSRQRRNELQSPQRSVQPEFSLTAIRDEIPSSSGSERVLSSQRSLNESAADSEGRRTTRQLLSRLASSMSSTFFSRRSGQDALRTRSLGSEESAVVPRVQAAALSNSNGAATPESPGLQSSEASQGFSFLGRRWGLSGISQNRNSDSDGESYRPDTENRSTGSWLSSSLRNRCTPLFSRRRREGREESTRISISDTTARSQHVFRRRESGEETSLEALDSPRRASVSRPTRAVSVISTATASPPDSAPSGRSSGIPPGSLFRFAVPPALGSSLSDNLMITVDIIPSGWNQSDGRESGESKIPPSRDPERLQKIKESLLLEDSEDEEGDLCRICQMSSASSDNLLIEPCKCTGSLQYVHQECMKKWLQSKINSGSSLEAVTTCELCKEKLHLNLEDFDIHELYRAHANEQADYEFISSGLYLVVLLHLCEQRFSDMLGTANEASTRVRFINLARTLQAHMEDIETSEDDSED
- the MARCHF7 gene encoding E3 ubiquitin-protein ligase MARCHF7 isoform X6, whose protein sequence is MSLYRIQRMESKPSRIPRRVSVQASSSPLGSRTGNSLSGAYSTRESSWRFESGYQESSVLNSSSRDWRIGERDTRETPWKLTASSPTRYSGTLDHPHSGRFLGSRSRLSASSSSHFTSGCYGESERTQGAYSRLHSQQQDSDSKRPKLSCTSTSSVRSNGLTAFSESSWRCSRIPRSSSVMLGSLGTDLVRERAQLERRTDLSVNNLVDPSYRNSDFSPSAYLQDRPASSYAEGARPKENSLSTLRLNVPMSRQLPSDHQPSFFNRDSNMSTSRSSYSSRQRRNELQSPQRSVQPEFSLTAIRDEIPSSSGSERVLSSQRSLNESAADSEGRRTTRQLLSRLASSMSSTFFSRRSGQDALRTRSLGSEESAVVPRVQAAALSNSNGAATPESPGLQSSEASQGFSFLGRRWGLSGISQNRNSDSDGESYRPDTENRSTGSWLSSSLRNRCTPLFSRRRREGREESTRISISDTTARSQHVFRRRESGEETSLEALDSPRRASVSRPTRAVSVISTATASPPDSAPSGRSSGIPPGSLFRFAVPPALGSSLSDNLMITVDIIPSGWNQSDGRESGESKIPPSRDPERLQKIKESLLLEDSEDEEGDLCRICQMSSASSDNLLIEPCKCTGSLQYVHQECMKKWLQSKINSGSSLEAVTTCELCKEKLHLNLEDFDIHELYRAHANEQEVKEL
- the MARCHF7 gene encoding E3 ubiquitin-protein ligase MARCHF7 isoform X5 translates to MSLYRIQRMESKPSRIPRRVSVQASSSPLGSRTGNSLSGAYSTRESSWRFESGYQESSVLNSSSRDWRIGERDTRETPWKLTASSPTRYSGTLDHPHSGRFLGSRSRLSASSSSHFTSGCYGESERTQGAYSRLHSQQQDSDSKRPKLSCTSTSSVRSNGLTAFSESSWRCSRIPRSSSVMLGSLGTDLVRERAQLERRTDLSVNNLVDPSYRNSDFSPSAYLQDRPASSYAEGARPKENSLSTLRLNVPMSRQLPSDHQPSFFNRDSNMSTSRSSYSSRQRRNELQSPQRSVQPEFSLTAIRDEIPSSSGSERVLSSQRSLNESAADSEGRRTTRQLLSRLASSMSSTFFSRRSGQDALRTRSLGSEESAVVPRVQAAALSNSNGAATPESPGLQSSEASQGFSFLGRRWGLSGISQNRNSDSDGESYRPDTENRSTGSWLSSSLRNRCTPLFSRRRREGREESTRISISDTTARSQHVFRRRESVPPALGSSLSDNLMITVDIIPSGWNQSDGRESGESKIPPSRDPERLQKIKESLLLEDSEDEEGDLCRICQMSSASSDNLLIEPCKCTGSLQYVHQECMKKWLQSKINSGSSLEAVTTCELCKEKLHLNLEDFDIHELYRAHANEQADYEFISSGLYLVVLLHLCEQRFSDMLGTANEASTRVRFINLARTLQAHMEDIETSEDDSED
- the MARCHF7 gene encoding E3 ubiquitin-protein ligase MARCHF7 isoform X3, which translates into the protein MSLYRIQRMESKPSRIPRRVSVQASSSPLGSRTGNSLSGAYSTRESSWRFESGYQESSVLNSSSRDWRIGERDTRETPWKLTASSPTRYSGTLDHPHSGRFLGSRSRLSASSSSHFTSGCYGESERTQGAYSRLHSQQQDSDSKRPKLSCTSTSSVRSNGLTAFSESSWRCSRIPRSSSVMLGSLGTDLVRERAQLERRTDLSVNNLVDPSYRNSDFSPSAYLQDRPASSYAEGARPKENSLSTLRLNVPMSRQLPSDHQPSFFNRDSNMSTSRSSYSSRQRRNELQSPQRSVQPEFSLTAIRDEIPSSSGSERVLSSQRSLNESAADSEGRRTTRQLLSRLASSMSSTFFSRRSGQDALRTRSLGSEESAVVPRVQAAALSNSNGAATPESPGLQSSEASQGFSFLGRRWGLSGISQNRNSDSDGESYRPDTENRSTGSWLSSSLRNRCTPLFSRRRREGREESTRISISDTTARSQHVFRRRESGEETSLEALDSPRRASVSRPTRAVSVISTATASPPDSAPSGRSSGIPPGSLFRFAVPPALGSSLSDNLMITVDIIPSGWNQSDGRESGESKIPPSRDPERLQKIKESLLLEDSEDEEGDLCRICQMSSASSDNLLIEPCKCTGSLQYVHQECMKKWLQSKINSGSSLEAVTTCELCKEKLHLNLEDFDIHELYRAHANEQLLKMILKTDAGRTFILARNK